Sequence from the Pedobacter sp. D749 genome:
AAAATTGATGGTCATGAGTTTAAACAAACCCTGGTTAAATATGCCGGAGATTGGCGTTTGTACTTAAATACACCCATGCGAAAAGCAGCCGGAAAAGATATTGGCGACACCGCAACTTTCGAAATCGAATTTGATACGGAAGAACAGACAATTAGTATCAACCCTAAACTTGTACAGGCCTTAGCAGAAAATAAACAAGCCAAAGATATATTTGATGGCCTTGCTCCTTATTTACAGAAGGAAATTATACGTTATATTGCCAATCTTAAAACTAAAGAATCAGTTGACCGTAATGTAAAAAAAGCTATTCAGTTTCTTTTGGGTAAAGAAAGGTTTATTGGCAGAGATGGGATTTAAAGCATTATTCATTATAGTACAAAGGCCAATTAGTAACTGTCGTCCTTTGTACTATAATGTTATTTTATAACAATCCTCGCTT
This genomic interval carries:
- a CDS encoding YdeI/OmpD-associated family protein encodes the protein MNIKKPEAFKAEIKIIGINPFVFVPEEALNSIFHQSGKNKGQLPIKMKIDGHEFKQTLVKYAGDWRLYLNTPMRKAAGKDIGDTATFEIEFDTEEQTISINPKLVQALAENKQAKDIFDGLAPYLQKEIIRYIANLKTKESVDRNVKKAIQFLLGKERFIGRDGI